One genomic segment of Macaca fascicularis isolate 582-1 chromosome 19, T2T-MFA8v1.1 includes these proteins:
- the TM6SF2 gene encoding transmembrane 6 superfamily member 2 isoform X2 codes for MDIPPLAGKIAALSLSALPVSYALNHVSALSHPLWVALMSALILGLLFVAVYSLSHGEISYDPLYAAAYSLQSLPSSPSPRLWTSSSLFRKTAMWWASWISTPRRESHTCAQHTESSFATGMAPFTTSSTWPWPAPSAEGKYSSEIRPAFFLTIPYLLVPCWAGVRVFSQPRAPTCCTANTVQEEQRKGLLQRPADLALVTYLILAGFFTLFRGLVVLDCPTDSCFVYIYQYEPYLRDPVAYPKVQMLMYMFYVLPFCGLAAYALTFPGCSWLPDWALVFAGAIGQAQFSHMGASMHLRTPFTYRVPEDTWGCFFVCNLLYALGPHLLAYRCLQWPAFFHQPPPSSPIALHKKQQ; via the exons ATGGACATCCCGCCGCTGGCCGGCAAGATCGCGGCGCTGTCGCTGAGCGCCCTCCCGGTGTCCTACGCGCTCAACCACGTCTCGGCGCTCTCGCA CCCCCTGTGGGTGGCATTGATGAGCGCCCTAATCCTGGGTCTGCTCTTCGTGGCAGTCTACAGCTTGTCCCATGGCGAAATCTCCTATGACCCACTCTATGCTG CCGCCTACTCACTGCAGTCTTTGCCGTCTTCGCCTTCACCTCGGTTGTGGACCTCATCATCGCTCTTCAGGAAGACGGCTATGTGGTGGGCTTCATGGATTTCTACACCAAGGAG GGAGAGCCATACCTGCGCACAGCACACGGAGTCTTCATTTGCTACTGGGATGGCACCGTTCACTACCTCCTCTACCTGGCCATGGCCGGCGCCATCTGCAGaag GCAAATACAGCTCCGAGATCAGGCCTGCCTTCTTCCTCACCATCCCCTACCTGCTGGTGCCATGCTGGGCTGGCGTGAGGGTCTTCAGCCAGCCCCGGGCGCCAACCTGCTGCACCGCCAACACG GTGCAGGAGGAACAAAGAAAGGGACTCCTGCAGCGTCCGGCTGACCTGGCCCTTGTCACATACCTCATCCTTGCTGGCTTCTTCACTCTGTTCCGGGGCCTG GTGGTGCTTGACTGCCCCACAGATTCCTGCTTTGTCTATATCTACCAGTATGAGCCATACCTGCGGGACCCTGTGGCCTATCCTAAGGTGCAG ATGCTGATGTACATGTTTTATGTCCTGCCTTTCTGCGGCCTGGCTGCCTATGCTCTCACCTTCCCTGGTTGTTCCTGGCTGCCAGACTGGGCCTTGGTGTTTGCTGGAGCCAtcggccag GCACAGTTCTCGCACATGGGGGCTTCCATGCACTTGCGCACACCCTTCACCTACCGTGTGCCTGAGGACACCTGGGGCTGCTTCTTCGTGTGCAATCTGCTGTATGCACTGGGCCCCCACCTGCTGGCCTACCGTTGCCTTCAGTGGCCTGCATTCTTCCACCAGCCGCCACCCTCCAGCCCCATAGCCCTCCACAAGAAGCAGCAATGA
- the TM6SF2 gene encoding transmembrane 6 superfamily member 2 isoform X10: protein MWWASWISTPRRESHTCAQHTESSFATGMAPFTTSSTWPWPAPSAEGKYSSEIRPAFFLTIPYLLVPCWAGVRVFSQPRAPTCCTANTVQEEQRKGLLQRPADLALVTYLILAGFFTLFRGLVVLDCPTDSCFVYIYQYEPYLRDPVAYPKVQMLMYMFYVLPFCGLAAYALTFPGCSWLPDWALVFAGAIGQAQFSHMGASMHLRTPFTYRVPEDTWGCFFVCNLLYALGPHLLAYRCLQWPAFFHQPPPSSPIALHKKQQ from the exons ATGTGGTGGGCTTCATGGATTTCTACACCAAGGAG GGAGAGCCATACCTGCGCACAGCACACGGAGTCTTCATTTGCTACTGGGATGGCACCGTTCACTACCTCCTCTACCTGGCCATGGCCGGCGCCATCTGCAGaag GCAAATACAGCTCCGAGATCAGGCCTGCCTTCTTCCTCACCATCCCCTACCTGCTGGTGCCATGCTGGGCTGGCGTGAGGGTCTTCAGCCAGCCCCGGGCGCCAACCTGCTGCACCGCCAACACG GTGCAGGAGGAACAAAGAAAGGGACTCCTGCAGCGTCCGGCTGACCTGGCCCTTGTCACATACCTCATCCTTGCTGGCTTCTTCACTCTGTTCCGGGGCCTG GTGGTGCTTGACTGCCCCACAGATTCCTGCTTTGTCTATATCTACCAGTATGAGCCATACCTGCGGGACCCTGTGGCCTATCCTAAGGTGCAG ATGCTGATGTACATGTTTTATGTCCTGCCTTTCTGCGGCCTGGCTGCCTATGCTCTCACCTTCCCTGGTTGTTCCTGGCTGCCAGACTGGGCCTTGGTGTTTGCTGGAGCCAtcggccag GCACAGTTCTCGCACATGGGGGCTTCCATGCACTTGCGCACACCCTTCACCTACCGTGTGCCTGAGGACACCTGGGGCTGCTTCTTCGTGTGCAATCTGCTGTATGCACTGGGCCCCCACCTGCTGGCCTACCGTTGCCTTCAGTGGCCTGCATTCTTCCACCAGCCGCCACCCTCCAGCCCCATAGCCCTCCACAAGAAGCAGCAATGA
- the TM6SF2 gene encoding transmembrane 6 superfamily member 2 isoform X8 has product MAKSPMTHSMLSLPSSPSPRLWTSSSLFRKTAMWWASWISTPRRESHTCAQHTESSFATGMAPFTTSSTWPWPAPSAEGKYSSEIRPAFFLTIPYLLVPCWAGVRVFSQPRAPTCCTANTVQEEQRKGLLQRPADLALVTYLILAGFFTLFRGLVVLDCPTDSCFVYIYQYEPYLRDPVAYPKVQMLMYMFYVLPFCGLAAYALTFPGCSWLPDWALVFAGAIGQAQFSHMGASMHLRTPFTYRVPEDTWGCFFVCNLLYALGPHLLAYRCLQWPAFFHQPPPSSPIALHKKQQ; this is encoded by the exons ATGGCGAAATCTCCTATGACCCACTCTATGCTG TCTTTGCCGTCTTCGCCTTCACCTCGGTTGTGGACCTCATCATCGCTCTTCAGGAAGACGGCTATGTGGTGGGCTTCATGGATTTCTACACCAAGGAG GGAGAGCCATACCTGCGCACAGCACACGGAGTCTTCATTTGCTACTGGGATGGCACCGTTCACTACCTCCTCTACCTGGCCATGGCCGGCGCCATCTGCAGaag GCAAATACAGCTCCGAGATCAGGCCTGCCTTCTTCCTCACCATCCCCTACCTGCTGGTGCCATGCTGGGCTGGCGTGAGGGTCTTCAGCCAGCCCCGGGCGCCAACCTGCTGCACCGCCAACACG GTGCAGGAGGAACAAAGAAAGGGACTCCTGCAGCGTCCGGCTGACCTGGCCCTTGTCACATACCTCATCCTTGCTGGCTTCTTCACTCTGTTCCGGGGCCTG GTGGTGCTTGACTGCCCCACAGATTCCTGCTTTGTCTATATCTACCAGTATGAGCCATACCTGCGGGACCCTGTGGCCTATCCTAAGGTGCAG ATGCTGATGTACATGTTTTATGTCCTGCCTTTCTGCGGCCTGGCTGCCTATGCTCTCACCTTCCCTGGTTGTTCCTGGCTGCCAGACTGGGCCTTGGTGTTTGCTGGAGCCAtcggccag GCACAGTTCTCGCACATGGGGGCTTCCATGCACTTGCGCACACCCTTCACCTACCGTGTGCCTGAGGACACCTGGGGCTGCTTCTTCGTGTGCAATCTGCTGTATGCACTGGGCCCCCACCTGCTGGCCTACCGTTGCCTTCAGTGGCCTGCATTCTTCCACCAGCCGCCACCCTCCAGCCCCATAGCCCTCCACAAGAAGCAGCAATGA
- the TM6SF2 gene encoding transmembrane 6 superfamily member 2 isoform X5 → MSALILGLLFVAVYSLSHGEISYDPLYAVFAVFAFTSVVDLIIALQEDGYVVGFMDFYTKEGEPYLRTAHGVFICYWDGTVHYLLYLAMAGAICRRKRYRNFGLYWLGSFAMSILVFLTGNILGKYSSEIRPAFFLTIPYLLVPCWAGVRVFSQPRAPTCCTANTVQEEQRKGLLQRPADLALVTYLILAGFFTLFRGLVVLDCPTDSCFVYIYQYEPYLRDPVAYPKVQMLMYMFYVLPFCGLAAYALTFPGCSWLPDWALVFAGAIGQAQFSHMGASMHLRTPFTYRVPEDTWGCFFVCNLLYALGPHLLAYRCLQWPAFFHQPPPSSPIALHKKQQ, encoded by the exons ATGAGCGCCCTAATCCTGGGTCTGCTCTTCGTGGCAGTCTACAGCTTGTCCCATGGCGAAATCTCCTATGACCCACTCTATGCTG TCTTTGCCGTCTTCGCCTTCACCTCGGTTGTGGACCTCATCATCGCTCTTCAGGAAGACGGCTATGTGGTGGGCTTCATGGATTTCTACACCAAGGAG GGAGAGCCATACCTGCGCACAGCACACGGAGTCTTCATTTGCTACTGGGATGGCACCGTTCACTACCTCCTCTACCTGGCCATGGCCGGCGCCATCTGCAGaag GAAGAGATACCGGAACTTTGGACTGTACTGGCTGGGTTCCTTCGCCATGAGCATCCTGGTGTTCCTTACAGGAAACATTCTTG GCAAATACAGCTCCGAGATCAGGCCTGCCTTCTTCCTCACCATCCCCTACCTGCTGGTGCCATGCTGGGCTGGCGTGAGGGTCTTCAGCCAGCCCCGGGCGCCAACCTGCTGCACCGCCAACACG GTGCAGGAGGAACAAAGAAAGGGACTCCTGCAGCGTCCGGCTGACCTGGCCCTTGTCACATACCTCATCCTTGCTGGCTTCTTCACTCTGTTCCGGGGCCTG GTGGTGCTTGACTGCCCCACAGATTCCTGCTTTGTCTATATCTACCAGTATGAGCCATACCTGCGGGACCCTGTGGCCTATCCTAAGGTGCAG ATGCTGATGTACATGTTTTATGTCCTGCCTTTCTGCGGCCTGGCTGCCTATGCTCTCACCTTCCCTGGTTGTTCCTGGCTGCCAGACTGGGCCTTGGTGTTTGCTGGAGCCAtcggccag GCACAGTTCTCGCACATGGGGGCTTCCATGCACTTGCGCACACCCTTCACCTACCGTGTGCCTGAGGACACCTGGGGCTGCTTCTTCGTGTGCAATCTGCTGTATGCACTGGGCCCCCACCTGCTGGCCTACCGTTGCCTTCAGTGGCCTGCATTCTTCCACCAGCCGCCACCCTCCAGCCCCATAGCCCTCCACAAGAAGCAGCAATGA
- the TM6SF2 gene encoding transmembrane 6 superfamily member 2 isoform X6, which yields MSALILGLLFVAVYSLSHGEISYDPLYAAAYSLQSLPSSPSPRLWTSSSLFRKTAMWWASWISTPRRESHTCAQHTESSFATGMAPFTTSSTWPWPAPSAEGKYSSEIRPAFFLTIPYLLVPCWAGVRVFSQPRAPTCCTANTVQEEQRKGLLQRPADLALVTYLILAGFFTLFRGLVVLDCPTDSCFVYIYQYEPYLRDPVAYPKVQMLMYMFYVLPFCGLAAYALTFPGCSWLPDWALVFAGAIGQAQFSHMGASMHLRTPFTYRVPEDTWGCFFVCNLLYALGPHLLAYRCLQWPAFFHQPPPSSPIALHKKQQ from the exons ATGAGCGCCCTAATCCTGGGTCTGCTCTTCGTGGCAGTCTACAGCTTGTCCCATGGCGAAATCTCCTATGACCCACTCTATGCTG CCGCCTACTCACTGCAGTCTTTGCCGTCTTCGCCTTCACCTCGGTTGTGGACCTCATCATCGCTCTTCAGGAAGACGGCTATGTGGTGGGCTTCATGGATTTCTACACCAAGGAG GGAGAGCCATACCTGCGCACAGCACACGGAGTCTTCATTTGCTACTGGGATGGCACCGTTCACTACCTCCTCTACCTGGCCATGGCCGGCGCCATCTGCAGaag GCAAATACAGCTCCGAGATCAGGCCTGCCTTCTTCCTCACCATCCCCTACCTGCTGGTGCCATGCTGGGCTGGCGTGAGGGTCTTCAGCCAGCCCCGGGCGCCAACCTGCTGCACCGCCAACACG GTGCAGGAGGAACAAAGAAAGGGACTCCTGCAGCGTCCGGCTGACCTGGCCCTTGTCACATACCTCATCCTTGCTGGCTTCTTCACTCTGTTCCGGGGCCTG GTGGTGCTTGACTGCCCCACAGATTCCTGCTTTGTCTATATCTACCAGTATGAGCCATACCTGCGGGACCCTGTGGCCTATCCTAAGGTGCAG ATGCTGATGTACATGTTTTATGTCCTGCCTTTCTGCGGCCTGGCTGCCTATGCTCTCACCTTCCCTGGTTGTTCCTGGCTGCCAGACTGGGCCTTGGTGTTTGCTGGAGCCAtcggccag GCACAGTTCTCGCACATGGGGGCTTCCATGCACTTGCGCACACCCTTCACCTACCGTGTGCCTGAGGACACCTGGGGCTGCTTCTTCGTGTGCAATCTGCTGTATGCACTGGGCCCCCACCTGCTGGCCTACCGTTGCCTTCAGTGGCCTGCATTCTTCCACCAGCCGCCACCCTCCAGCCCCATAGCCCTCCACAAGAAGCAGCAATGA
- the TM6SF2 gene encoding transmembrane 6 superfamily member 2 isoform X7: MSALILGLLFVAVYSLSHGEISYDPLYAALPTLSPSPTRVCPLPHLTQPPTHCSLCRLRLHLGCGPHHRSSGRRLCGGLHGFLHQGGRAIPAHSTRSLHLLLGWHRSLPPLPGHGRRHLQKVQEEQRKGLLQRPADLALVTYLILAGFFTLFRGLVVLDCPTDSCFVYIYQYEPYLRDPVAYPKVQMLMYMFYVLPFCGLAAYALTFPGCSWLPDWALVFAGAIGQAQFSHMGASMHLRTPFTYRVPEDTWGCFFVCNLLYALGPHLLAYRCLQWPAFFHQPPPSSPIALHKKQQ, encoded by the exons ATGAGCGCCCTAATCCTGGGTCTGCTCTTCGTGGCAGTCTACAGCTTGTCCCATGGCGAAATCTCCTATGACCCACTCTATGCTG CCCTGCCCACACTGAGCCCTAGCCCCACCCGTGTGTGTCCCCTCCCACACCTGACCCAGCCGCCTACTCACTGCAGTCTTTGCCGTCTTCGCCTTCACCTCGGTTGTGGACCTCATCATCGCTCTTCAGGAAGACGGCTATGTGGTGGGCTTCATGGATTTCTACACCAAGGAG GGAGAGCCATACCTGCGCACAGCACACGGAGTCTTCATTTGCTACTGGGATGGCACCGTTCACTACCTCCTCTACCTGGCCATGGCCGGCGCCATCTGCAGaag GTGCAGGAGGAACAAAGAAAGGGACTCCTGCAGCGTCCGGCTGACCTGGCCCTTGTCACATACCTCATCCTTGCTGGCTTCTTCACTCTGTTCCGGGGCCTG GTGGTGCTTGACTGCCCCACAGATTCCTGCTTTGTCTATATCTACCAGTATGAGCCATACCTGCGGGACCCTGTGGCCTATCCTAAGGTGCAG ATGCTGATGTACATGTTTTATGTCCTGCCTTTCTGCGGCCTGGCTGCCTATGCTCTCACCTTCCCTGGTTGTTCCTGGCTGCCAGACTGGGCCTTGGTGTTTGCTGGAGCCAtcggccag GCACAGTTCTCGCACATGGGGGCTTCCATGCACTTGCGCACACCCTTCACCTACCGTGTGCCTGAGGACACCTGGGGCTGCTTCTTCGTGTGCAATCTGCTGTATGCACTGGGCCCCCACCTGCTGGCCTACCGTTGCCTTCAGTGGCCTGCATTCTTCCACCAGCCGCCACCCTCCAGCCCCATAGCCCTCCACAAGAAGCAGCAATGA
- the TM6SF2 gene encoding transmembrane 6 superfamily member 2 isoform X3, protein MDIPPLAGKIAALSLSALPVSYALNHVSALSHPLWVALMSALILGLLFVAVYSLSHGEISYDPLYAALPTLSPSPTRVCPLPHLTQPPTHCSLCRLRLHLGCGPHHRSSGRRLCGGLHGFLHQGGRAIPAHSTRSLHLLLGWHRSLPPLPGHGRRHLQKVQEEQRKGLLQRPADLALVTYLILAGFFTLFRGLVVLDCPTDSCFVYIYQYEPYLRDPVAYPKVQMLMYMFYVLPFCGLAAYALTFPGCSWLPDWALVFAGAIGQAQFSHMGASMHLRTPFTYRVPEDTWGCFFVCNLLYALGPHLLAYRCLQWPAFFHQPPPSSPIALHKKQQ, encoded by the exons ATGGACATCCCGCCGCTGGCCGGCAAGATCGCGGCGCTGTCGCTGAGCGCCCTCCCGGTGTCCTACGCGCTCAACCACGTCTCGGCGCTCTCGCA CCCCCTGTGGGTGGCATTGATGAGCGCCCTAATCCTGGGTCTGCTCTTCGTGGCAGTCTACAGCTTGTCCCATGGCGAAATCTCCTATGACCCACTCTATGCTG CCCTGCCCACACTGAGCCCTAGCCCCACCCGTGTGTGTCCCCTCCCACACCTGACCCAGCCGCCTACTCACTGCAGTCTTTGCCGTCTTCGCCTTCACCTCGGTTGTGGACCTCATCATCGCTCTTCAGGAAGACGGCTATGTGGTGGGCTTCATGGATTTCTACACCAAGGAG GGAGAGCCATACCTGCGCACAGCACACGGAGTCTTCATTTGCTACTGGGATGGCACCGTTCACTACCTCCTCTACCTGGCCATGGCCGGCGCCATCTGCAGaag GTGCAGGAGGAACAAAGAAAGGGACTCCTGCAGCGTCCGGCTGACCTGGCCCTTGTCACATACCTCATCCTTGCTGGCTTCTTCACTCTGTTCCGGGGCCTG GTGGTGCTTGACTGCCCCACAGATTCCTGCTTTGTCTATATCTACCAGTATGAGCCATACCTGCGGGACCCTGTGGCCTATCCTAAGGTGCAG ATGCTGATGTACATGTTTTATGTCCTGCCTTTCTGCGGCCTGGCTGCCTATGCTCTCACCTTCCCTGGTTGTTCCTGGCTGCCAGACTGGGCCTTGGTGTTTGCTGGAGCCAtcggccag GCACAGTTCTCGCACATGGGGGCTTCCATGCACTTGCGCACACCCTTCACCTACCGTGTGCCTGAGGACACCTGGGGCTGCTTCTTCGTGTGCAATCTGCTGTATGCACTGGGCCCCCACCTGCTGGCCTACCGTTGCCTTCAGTGGCCTGCATTCTTCCACCAGCCGCCACCCTCCAGCCCCATAGCCCTCCACAAGAAGCAGCAATGA
- the TM6SF2 gene encoding transmembrane 6 superfamily member 2 isoform X4, whose translation MDIPPLAGKIAALSLSALPVSYALNHVSALSHLCRLRLHLGCGPHHRSSGRRLCGGLHGFLHQGGRAIPAHSTRSLHLLLGWHRSLPPLPGHGRRHLQKVQEEQRKGLLQRPADLALVTYLILAGFFTLFRGLVVLDCPTDSCFVYIYQYEPYLRDPVAYPKVQMLMYMFYVLPFCGLAAYALTFPGCSWLPDWALVFAGAIGQAQFSHMGASMHLRTPFTYRVPEDTWGCFFVCNLLYALGPHLLAYRCLQWPAFFHQPPPSSPIALHKKQQ comes from the exons ATGGACATCCCGCCGCTGGCCGGCAAGATCGCGGCGCTGTCGCTGAGCGCCCTCCCGGTGTCCTACGCGCTCAACCACGTCTCGGCGCTCTCGCA TCTTTGCCGTCTTCGCCTTCACCTCGGTTGTGGACCTCATCATCGCTCTTCAGGAAGACGGCTATGTGGTGGGCTTCATGGATTTCTACACCAAGGAG GGAGAGCCATACCTGCGCACAGCACACGGAGTCTTCATTTGCTACTGGGATGGCACCGTTCACTACCTCCTCTACCTGGCCATGGCCGGCGCCATCTGCAGaag GTGCAGGAGGAACAAAGAAAGGGACTCCTGCAGCGTCCGGCTGACCTGGCCCTTGTCACATACCTCATCCTTGCTGGCTTCTTCACTCTGTTCCGGGGCCTG GTGGTGCTTGACTGCCCCACAGATTCCTGCTTTGTCTATATCTACCAGTATGAGCCATACCTGCGGGACCCTGTGGCCTATCCTAAGGTGCAG ATGCTGATGTACATGTTTTATGTCCTGCCTTTCTGCGGCCTGGCTGCCTATGCTCTCACCTTCCCTGGTTGTTCCTGGCTGCCAGACTGGGCCTTGGTGTTTGCTGGAGCCAtcggccag GCACAGTTCTCGCACATGGGGGCTTCCATGCACTTGCGCACACCCTTCACCTACCGTGTGCCTGAGGACACCTGGGGCTGCTTCTTCGTGTGCAATCTGCTGTATGCACTGGGCCCCCACCTGCTGGCCTACCGTTGCCTTCAGTGGCCTGCATTCTTCCACCAGCCGCCACCCTCCAGCCCCATAGCCCTCCACAAGAAGCAGCAATGA
- the TM6SF2 gene encoding transmembrane 6 superfamily member 2 isoform X1, which yields MDIPPLAGKIAALSLSALPVSYALNHVSALSHPLWVALMSALILGLLFVAVYSLSHGEISYDPLYAVFAVFAFTSVVDLIIALQEDGYVVGFMDFYTKEGEPYLRTAHGVFICYWDGTVHYLLYLAMAGAICRRKRYRNFGLYWLGSFAMSILVFLTGNILGKYSSEIRPAFFLTIPYLLVPCWAGVRVFSQPRAPTCCTANTVQEEQRKGLLQRPADLALVTYLILAGFFTLFRGLVVLDCPTDSCFVYIYQYEPYLRDPVAYPKVQMLMYMFYVLPFCGLAAYALTFPGCSWLPDWALVFAGAIGQAQFSHMGASMHLRTPFTYRVPEDTWGCFFVCNLLYALGPHLLAYRCLQWPAFFHQPPPSSPIALHKKQQ from the exons ATGGACATCCCGCCGCTGGCCGGCAAGATCGCGGCGCTGTCGCTGAGCGCCCTCCCGGTGTCCTACGCGCTCAACCACGTCTCGGCGCTCTCGCA CCCCCTGTGGGTGGCATTGATGAGCGCCCTAATCCTGGGTCTGCTCTTCGTGGCAGTCTACAGCTTGTCCCATGGCGAAATCTCCTATGACCCACTCTATGCTG TCTTTGCCGTCTTCGCCTTCACCTCGGTTGTGGACCTCATCATCGCTCTTCAGGAAGACGGCTATGTGGTGGGCTTCATGGATTTCTACACCAAGGAG GGAGAGCCATACCTGCGCACAGCACACGGAGTCTTCATTTGCTACTGGGATGGCACCGTTCACTACCTCCTCTACCTGGCCATGGCCGGCGCCATCTGCAGaag GAAGAGATACCGGAACTTTGGACTGTACTGGCTGGGTTCCTTCGCCATGAGCATCCTGGTGTTCCTTACAGGAAACATTCTTG GCAAATACAGCTCCGAGATCAGGCCTGCCTTCTTCCTCACCATCCCCTACCTGCTGGTGCCATGCTGGGCTGGCGTGAGGGTCTTCAGCCAGCCCCGGGCGCCAACCTGCTGCACCGCCAACACG GTGCAGGAGGAACAAAGAAAGGGACTCCTGCAGCGTCCGGCTGACCTGGCCCTTGTCACATACCTCATCCTTGCTGGCTTCTTCACTCTGTTCCGGGGCCTG GTGGTGCTTGACTGCCCCACAGATTCCTGCTTTGTCTATATCTACCAGTATGAGCCATACCTGCGGGACCCTGTGGCCTATCCTAAGGTGCAG ATGCTGATGTACATGTTTTATGTCCTGCCTTTCTGCGGCCTGGCTGCCTATGCTCTCACCTTCCCTGGTTGTTCCTGGCTGCCAGACTGGGCCTTGGTGTTTGCTGGAGCCAtcggccag GCACAGTTCTCGCACATGGGGGCTTCCATGCACTTGCGCACACCCTTCACCTACCGTGTGCCTGAGGACACCTGGGGCTGCTTCTTCGTGTGCAATCTGCTGTATGCACTGGGCCCCCACCTGCTGGCCTACCGTTGCCTTCAGTGGCCTGCATTCTTCCACCAGCCGCCACCCTCCAGCCCCATAGCCCTCCACAAGAAGCAGCAATGA
- the TM6SF2 gene encoding transmembrane 6 superfamily member 2 isoform X11 produces MAKSPMTHSMLPPTHCSLCRLRLHLGCGPHHRSSGRRLCGGLHGFLHQGGRAIPAHSTRSLHLLLGWHRSLPPLPGHGRRHLQKVQEEQRKGLLQRPADLALVTYLILAGFFTLFRGLVVLDCPTDSCFVYIYQYEPYLRDPVAYPKVQMLMYMFYVLPFCGLAAYALTFPGCSWLPDWALVFAGAIGQAQFSHMGASMHLRTPFTYRVPEDTWGCFFVCNLLYALGPHLLAYRCLQWPAFFHQPPPSSPIALHKKQQ; encoded by the exons ATGGCGAAATCTCCTATGACCCACTCTATGCTG CCGCCTACTCACTGCAGTCTTTGCCGTCTTCGCCTTCACCTCGGTTGTGGACCTCATCATCGCTCTTCAGGAAGACGGCTATGTGGTGGGCTTCATGGATTTCTACACCAAGGAG GGAGAGCCATACCTGCGCACAGCACACGGAGTCTTCATTTGCTACTGGGATGGCACCGTTCACTACCTCCTCTACCTGGCCATGGCCGGCGCCATCTGCAGaag GTGCAGGAGGAACAAAGAAAGGGACTCCTGCAGCGTCCGGCTGACCTGGCCCTTGTCACATACCTCATCCTTGCTGGCTTCTTCACTCTGTTCCGGGGCCTG GTGGTGCTTGACTGCCCCACAGATTCCTGCTTTGTCTATATCTACCAGTATGAGCCATACCTGCGGGACCCTGTGGCCTATCCTAAGGTGCAG ATGCTGATGTACATGTTTTATGTCCTGCCTTTCTGCGGCCTGGCTGCCTATGCTCTCACCTTCCCTGGTTGTTCCTGGCTGCCAGACTGGGCCTTGGTGTTTGCTGGAGCCAtcggccag GCACAGTTCTCGCACATGGGGGCTTCCATGCACTTGCGCACACCCTTCACCTACCGTGTGCCTGAGGACACCTGGGGCTGCTTCTTCGTGTGCAATCTGCTGTATGCACTGGGCCCCCACCTGCTGGCCTACCGTTGCCTTCAGTGGCCTGCATTCTTCCACCAGCCGCCACCCTCCAGCCCCATAGCCCTCCACAAGAAGCAGCAATGA
- the TM6SF2 gene encoding transmembrane 6 superfamily member 2 isoform X9 codes for MDFYTKEGEPYLRTAHGVFICYWDGTVHYLLYLAMAGAICRRKRYRNFGLYWLGSFAMSILVFLTGNILGKYSSEIRPAFFLTIPYLLVPCWAGVRVFSQPRAPTCCTANTVQEEQRKGLLQRPADLALVTYLILAGFFTLFRGLVVLDCPTDSCFVYIYQYEPYLRDPVAYPKVQMLMYMFYVLPFCGLAAYALTFPGCSWLPDWALVFAGAIGQAQFSHMGASMHLRTPFTYRVPEDTWGCFFVCNLLYALGPHLLAYRCLQWPAFFHQPPPSSPIALHKKQQ; via the exons ATGGATTTCTACACCAAGGAG GGAGAGCCATACCTGCGCACAGCACACGGAGTCTTCATTTGCTACTGGGATGGCACCGTTCACTACCTCCTCTACCTGGCCATGGCCGGCGCCATCTGCAGaag GAAGAGATACCGGAACTTTGGACTGTACTGGCTGGGTTCCTTCGCCATGAGCATCCTGGTGTTCCTTACAGGAAACATTCTTG GCAAATACAGCTCCGAGATCAGGCCTGCCTTCTTCCTCACCATCCCCTACCTGCTGGTGCCATGCTGGGCTGGCGTGAGGGTCTTCAGCCAGCCCCGGGCGCCAACCTGCTGCACCGCCAACACG GTGCAGGAGGAACAAAGAAAGGGACTCCTGCAGCGTCCGGCTGACCTGGCCCTTGTCACATACCTCATCCTTGCTGGCTTCTTCACTCTGTTCCGGGGCCTG GTGGTGCTTGACTGCCCCACAGATTCCTGCTTTGTCTATATCTACCAGTATGAGCCATACCTGCGGGACCCTGTGGCCTATCCTAAGGTGCAG ATGCTGATGTACATGTTTTATGTCCTGCCTTTCTGCGGCCTGGCTGCCTATGCTCTCACCTTCCCTGGTTGTTCCTGGCTGCCAGACTGGGCCTTGGTGTTTGCTGGAGCCAtcggccag GCACAGTTCTCGCACATGGGGGCTTCCATGCACTTGCGCACACCCTTCACCTACCGTGTGCCTGAGGACACCTGGGGCTGCTTCTTCGTGTGCAATCTGCTGTATGCACTGGGCCCCCACCTGCTGGCCTACCGTTGCCTTCAGTGGCCTGCATTCTTCCACCAGCCGCCACCCTCCAGCCCCATAGCCCTCCACAAGAAGCAGCAATGA